The genome window CCGGGCCTCTGAATGCAGACCTTGCCCAGGGGACATCGGTCACTTTTTAGTCATCCTGGATTTCtatggaaaaataatttcaagcAGGTGATTGTGAGTGACGTGACTAAAAAAAGCCTGTTTTATAATTAGAGGAAGTCCCCATTTTGGCCCTAGGCATCTTCTTTCCTGGCCCCGGGGGTCCCACCCTCCTCTGGGTCAGGGCTGCCCTGCCTCTGAACACCAGAACCACTGGGCTCCAAGATTCACACCTCTCTCTCCAGAAAAAGACTTTCTTCtatatgattattttcatttagaatatatatatttttaatttttcaattccagTTGACACTCAATATTGTTTGGTGTCTGATGAAGAGCAGAGTGGTTAGGCATCTGTGTAATTTATGCAGTGACCCCCGATAAGGCTAGTCCCCACCAGGCACCATGCACAGTTGTACAATATTCTTGACTATATTCCTCGCTGTGCTTTGCATCCCCGTGACTGTTTTCAAGCTCCCGATTCGAGCTTCTTCACTCCCTCACATCTcacacccagtcccccaacaccctcccctctggcaagcACCAgttttttctgtgtctctgtttttctctttcctttttttttttaaattgattttttgggTTGACACTGGATGACAAAATTATACagctttcaggtgcacaattctataccTGACTCTCTGTTTtgtattttcacttatttttttagatttcacacatCTGTGAAATAATGGTGTTTGCCttctgtctgacttgtttcatTTAGCGCAATACTGTGCAGGTCCAGCCATGTTGTCACAAGTGGGCAGAttatattctgtgtgtgtgtgtgtgtgtgtgtgtgtgtctgaatacatgtaccacatcttccttacTTATTCAGGGGAATAATTTTTACGAAAAGTTTTTCTCTATGACTTCAGCTTTCACAgttatttgataaaaataaaataaagcctgtCTTCTGTCTCACCTTCTAAATTCTACTTTTCACCCTGGGGTAGCCATACACTATgaccctccctccaccccgcACCAATGTGCAGTGACCCAGGTCTCAGTGTCAGAACCCCGCACCACTGTGCAGTGACCCAGGCCTCAGTGTCAGAACCCCGCACCACTGTGCAGTGACCCAGGTCTCAGTGTCAGAACCCCGCACCACTGTGCAGTGACCCAGGCCTCAGTGTCAGAACCCCGCTCCACTGTGCAGTGACCCAGGTCTCAGTGTCAGAACCCCGCACCAATGTGCAGTGACCCAGGTCTCAGTGTCAGAACCCCGCACCAATGTGCAGTGACCCAGGTCTCAGTGTCAGAACCCCGCCCCACTGTGCAGTGACCCAGGCCTCAGTGTCAGAACCCCGCACCAATGTGCAGTGACCCAGGTCTCAGTGTCAGAACCCCTCACCACTGTGCAGTGACCCAGGTCTCAGTGTCAGAACCCCGCACCACTGTGCAGTGACCCAGGTCTCAGTGTCAGAACCCCACACCAATGTGCAGTGACCCAGGCCCCAGTGTCAGAACCCCGCACCAATGTGCAGTGACCCAGGTCTCAGTGTCAGAACCCCGCACCACTGTGCAGTGACCCAGGCCCCAGTGTCAGAACCCCGCACCAATGTGCAGTGACCCAGGCCTCAGTGTCAGAACCCCGCACCACTGTGCAGTGACCCAGGCCCCAGTGTCAGAACCCCGCACCACTGTGCAGTGACCCAGCCTCAGTGTCAGAACCCCGCTCCACTGTGCAGTGACCCAGGTCTCAGTTCAGAACCCCGCACCACTGTGCAGTGACCCAGGTCTCAGTGTCAGAACCCCGCACCAATGTGCAGTGACCCAGGTCTCAGTGTCAGAACCCCTCACCACTGTGCAGTGACCCAGGTCTCAGTGTCAGAACCCCGCACCAATGTGCAGTGACCCAGGTCTCAGTGTCAGAACCCCGCCCCACTGTGCAGTGACCCAGGTCTCAGTGTCAGAACCGTCCACTTACCCTCCTAGCAGCAGAGTGCCCagaggcaaaggctccatggagggaggaagTGCCTTCCAATACCTTCCTCTGCATCACAAAGAGAGATCAATGCTTAATAAGTCACTTTGCCATATTTaattctccatccctctcttttACATAAGGTTTCCCATAACTTACATagaaatgcatagaaaaaaaaaaagttttctcagaTGCCAAACCATCAACAGTTGTAACTTCGGGGGAATACAATGGAAGAAgtcagactttttattttttacttataaataaattttaaaatgtctgttcatgtttaGGGAACATCATCCAAATAAGGAGAAATATTTCTGGGTCTCTAAGTAAAGAAATGCGGATGCTTTTTCATCTCGTCTCCGCTCCCTCATTCCTCCCATCCGTCTCCGGTTCTCCTGCAGGGCCCGGGTTTTCTGTGCGGGGACCAGCTGAGCCCGTCGCCGTCCTGCTCGGGGCGGACGCCACGCTGTCCTGCCACCTGTCCCCTGAGCAGAGCACCGCCCACATGGACATCCGGTGGCACCGGGCCCAGCTGTCCCCCGCTGTGCTCGTGTACCGGGACGGGCAGGAGCGGAGCGGCGAGCAGATGCTGGAGTACCGCGGCCGGACCCAGCTGCTGGGCAGCTCCGTCCGCACCGGGGTCGTGGCCCTGCTGATCCGCCACGTCCGCGCCTCTGACGACGGCCAGTACCGCTGCCATTTCCAGGACGGCCCCTCCTCCCGAGAGGCCACTGTGGACCTGCATGTCATAGGTACGGGAACGCGGTACAAAGCGCGCGTGTCCTGCTCCGGGGCGCAGAGCGGGGTCGGGCACGTGTCCTGCTCCGGGGCGCAGAGCGGGGTCGGGCACGTGTCCTGCTCCGGAGCGCAGAGCGGTGGGGGCGTCTGGGTGCCTGGGTGCCTGGCCGGGCATCTCTCCTGCCCGCCCCCACGTGGGCACGCAGGTTCTCCGGTCGCGCATCTGGTTCCCAAGCGGGCGGTGGGGATGGGACCACATCCTCTCCTCACTTTTCAGCACCAGCGCGGGCGACACGCCTGACGTTCTGACACCCGACAGACCCCAGGTCACTGACTCGGAGCGGAGCGGGTCCCTCCGACATTGGAGATATAAATACCCAATCAGAAGAGAAAGACAACTCAGGATGAACCCCCTTTTTCCAGCTTCCGTTTTCcctgttcttttctcttcttcgaATGACCTCAGAGCTCTCTTGGTCCAAGTACAGGGCGAAGGCAGGAAGCCGGTTTCTAAACCGAAGCACAGATCGATCGCCCTCCCGCCCCCTCTGGgctccagtttcctcatcagtcGGGTGAAGGGGGGCGGGCCCTCCGCCCCAGGGACGCCTGCGCACCATCCACCCCCGGCCTTCTCTTCTCAGGCGTGGGCTCCGTCCCCCACGTGCACATGACGGGGCCCGAGGAGGGCGGGATCCGCGTGCTGTGCTCCTCGGGGGGCTGGTTCCCCGCGCCCCAGGTGCAGTGGACCGACGCGGCCGGAGTGAAGCTACCGTCCCCCTCTGCGTCGCAGACCCAAGATGGAGACGGGCTCTTCCACGTGGAGGCCGCGCTTGTGGTCAGGGACAGCTCTCTGGGCAATGTGACCTGCTCCGTGCAGAACCCCCGCTCTGGGCAGGAGAAGGCGTCCAGCATCTTCCTCCCAGGTCCGTGAGGCCGGGGAGCAGGGGCGGAGCTGGAGTGTGGCCAGGAGCGCAGGGAGGGGGCCGAGGGGCAGCACGCGccttggggaggggaagggccccCTCCGGGTGGTCCTCACGGGCGTCCGCCCCTGCCCGTGGCAGAACCCTTCTTCCCCAGGGTGTCTCCGtggaaggtggccctggccgggacCGCTCCTGTGCTGGCGCTCCTCCTCGCGGGGGTCAGCTACGCCGGCTGGAAGATACAtcgagccagagagagagaggagaagaagaaggagcaaGAATCCCGTGAGACTGACCAGATGCGGGTTGAAAAGGAGAGGGCAGTTAAGGACAAAGGTACATTGGGGACAGCAGGGCGAATCAGAAGGCTGACCTTAAAGCTGGGGATACGCTGTGTAGAGCAGATGGGGAAACAAGGTCGGCAAAGGACCCCCAAGGAGGACACGGGGTGGCAAGAGCTCCACAGAGCTGGGAGCCCCAGGGATGGAGCGCTCCACGTGGGGAGCCAGCAGCTCTGTGGGAGGGGCCACGAAGCCGCCTCCGTGTGGCTCAAACCAGGGGCGCGCCTGCCACCCACACCTGCGCGCCCCAGTCTGCGCGCTGTTCCTCCTGGGAAATGCCTCCCCTGCCTTCGCTTCCTACTCGTCCTTCAAGGACGAGCGGCAGAAACACCTCAGCCGTCTAAAACCCCCATGATGCACGGGCGCTCTTCCTCCGTGACCCCACCACGCTCCCCAAGGagctcttcctggcactggtCGTTCGAGACTGGGCGTAGAAGTCTGTGGGTCTTCCCGGCCTCCCTCACTGGGCTGCCCTGCAGGGAGAGACCCAGGACAGGCGTTCCTTAGCTACTCCCCACACTCAGGGGCAGCTACACCCCGTTTTCACGGAGCGCATGCCCTCTTCTCTTTCAGACGACGTCACCGCGGAGTTCGGTGAGTCCGGCTTCTAGTCACGCTCTGGTGTGAAATTCGTCCCCCCCCCTCACGCCTGTCCTGGGTCTCTCTCACTCGGTGTTGTTTCCTTCCAGAAAAGCGAAAGAAATTGTATGATGCAGGTAAGAGACTGGCTTCTCACACCGCTCGAGAAACGGATGCCTAACACTTTCTAGGCTCATTCTCTTCAGAGGAAAAAGGCTAAAGGATTTAATATGAATTAGCGGGGAGGGGGGATAATAAGCggaagggagaggaatgggaGGGCCTGGACTGATGTCTCACCACGTCTTAGCCGGATCTGTTCTGTTTAGATTGGAGGAAGGCCCACATCTACCCTGGTGAGTAAGTCTCTGGCCTTGGGGCTGGCCTAGTGCATCAGGCACCCAAAGCAGAGagagcatcacacacacacatccacgtTCAAGGTGCGAACATTTattcagattttgtttttgttttgggtttagtttttattttgtgtttttctgaatttagaagcagggaggcagagagacagactcctgcatgtgcctgaccgggatccacctggcatgcccaccaggggcgatgctgtgcccatctgggccattgctccgttgcaaccagagccgttctagcacctgaggcagaggctatggagccatcctcagcgccgggccaactttgctccaatggagccttggctgcaggaggggaagagagagagagagaaaaaggaaagaggaaggggtggagaagcagatgggcacttctcctgtatgccctggccgggaatcaaacccaggattttcacatgccgggctgatgctctaccactgagccaaccggccagggctcatttattCAGTTTTGATCTGTTGTATTTAGTATTTGGAGGCTTAAGTAATCATTTTCCAGAGCTAAAGGTAAAGCAGAAATACATACTAACTGGAGGAAGTTACAACGCAGATCGGGTTATGACTGAACACAAATTGTTAGCCCATCTGCTatggggaaggaaggaatggaacTCAGAGCGAATTCAATGAGATTTAGGGAGAATTAAGGATACCCTATGATAGCTGCATGTCTCTACTGCAAATGAAGTTTAGAAGAGCAGATAATGCATTCTaatttaatttggaaaaaaaaaagatgttaactatgattttatttattttctctatttgaaACAAAGTAAGTAAAGTTCAATACACATCTATGTTTGAAAAGTGTGCAAGTCACTCAataccatttataaaaataaaaacatgtttgtttATCTGCTGGTAGAGGGGACTGTTTTCCTGCCTGTTATGtactgtatgtgtttgtgtgtgtgtgtgttgtgtgtgtgtaatagaaTTGGGCCTCATTCTTCGAAGTACACGTGTGCACTTCTACATGTCAGACGCAGTGCTGGAGGGTGGTGGGGGAGCCATGCCCTCTGACCCTGTGGAACTTGAGGTCCACTGGGAAAGCAGGCCTGACAAGTCCCTTGGCAGCGGGTCGGAGGAGCCCCTCCCAGGGACTGGTGTCGGTTGAGCAGTTTCTGTACGAGTTTTCTTCCACAAGCTGCTTAAACTCCTCCCGTGGTTCTAGAGCAGAGGGCACAGTACTGAGGATGAGGACAGGAGTTTCCGTCCTAACGCCACCAGTCACGGCTGAGGAGTAGGGTCACTCTCTGTCCTGGCCTCAGTCTCCTTATCTCTAAGGGGAGACTTTGGAGCACACGGCCTCTCGTGTCCTTCTGGACTCGGGTGCTCAGACGTCCTGTGCCCAGGGGGGCTGCGCTTGCCACAGAGGAGGACTGCCGTGTGAGGCCACAGCGCTGCTCCCGGCCACCCCCGCCGAGGTGTCTTTATTGGCCGATCGCCCCAAGACTGCACGAGAATATTCgatctttaaataaaatcagaggtCCTGTTATAAGAGAAGTGGCCATAGGCAGAAGAAGCAGGTGCGGTAATCAGtcatggaggaaaaaaatactgAGATTCTGATTTCAAGGTTCAAAATAACAGGGGTCAGTTGGAAGGCTTAAGTCATAACCGTAAGCGCTCCTCTGAGGAAGACACTGGCTGGGGAATAAAAacgcacaaaataaaatgaaatgaaaggacACTGGACCCTTCTACAGGTGTCCACAAGCCGGGCTCCGGCTGGAGAGGCTCGTTCCCCAGCATTAGCTGAACGACTGATAGTTCTTGGCCTGAGACCGGGCACGGGAGATGTACCCTGTGTCCCGTAGTTTCAGGACACCCCCAGAGTTTAGGGGTGCACAGaacaggaggaaggaggagagcggAGAGGAGAGAGCCATGAGCCAGCGATAGCAGCCTCCCGCCTCCCTGTCATTCCCTGGTCTTCTCCCCCTGATCGCAACCTCTCCTGCTCTCCTTTCAGActggaggaaggaacacttcacGCACGGTGAGTGGCTATTTCCTCGtctttctcgctccctcccgtccGACCCCCCTTTTTCCTTCCCGATATCATTTCCTAGTTGCAGATGCTCCGGTGTTCCGGCAAAGACAGGGTGTCCACAAGTCATGGTGGTCAGTCAGCTGGTCAGTCAGCGTTAGCCCGAGCTGCCGGCCGCTGCTGGGGTCAGCTTCTGGGGCTGGGCTTCCGCCTCTGGGTGGTGGTCCCAGCTTTCTCCTCTGTGGGGCCCACTGGGTTCTGAAACAGAAATTAATATAGCCCTCCCCCCACAGAAGAAACCCCCTCCCCTGCAACTAGTAAATAGTGCTTGACACGGAAAGACTAAATCAGCTGCTCTTTCCAAAGAGCTCAGCTCCCAGGAGCCTGTTACGAAGCAGGGAATGGAGGTCTGGTTTGTAGAGAACGCGGGAAGCACGCCGTTCTCAAGGAAACGCTGCAAGTCCCGGGCTCACCGGACGCTCTTCCAGGACACTGGTGGAGGCACAGACAGGACAGGGCGATTAGTAAACCACCCCGGTGACAGCACAGCTGATGCCCAGCCCTGTTCTACTTCCCcaacgcgcgcgcgcacacacacgcacgcgcatgcacacacgtacacgcacacacatgcacgcacacgtacacacatgcgcatacacgcacacacgcgcacacacatgcacgcgcgcACGCATACActcgcacatgcacacacacgtacatgcgcacacatgcacacgcacatgcgcacacacgcgcacacgcacgcacacacgcgcacacgtaCACGCACACActcgcacacgcacgcacacacgtacacgcgcacgcacacatgcacacacgcacacacacacgcacgcgcatacacgcacacacacaccttcagAGGAGAGTTCTTCCAACACCACCCTCCCTGCTGCTGTCGGGTTTCCCGTGCACCACAGTCGTCTGAAGTTCACCGTGTTCgctcctctctgcctccttccagcCCCGGTGACTCTCTGTCTTAAGGGTCCCCCGAGCAGCGCCAacctggagaggaaggaggaccCGGAGGAAACCCAGGGTGTCTCCCTTAGCGACAAGGACGGAGACGGCAACCTTGTGACATTCCAGGGGAAAGACTTCAGTTCGGATCGAGGGAGATACTACTGGGAGGTGGACGTTGGGGACTCCGATGAGTGGACTCTAGGCATGTATGAGGAACCCACAGAGGGTGCTGGGTCAGTCGGAGATCCACAACAGAAGAAATTCAGAGTCTTAGAGAAGAAGGCAGGTCGATACAGGGCTCTCGTCTGCCGTCCGCCAGGCGTTTCCCAGGAAGAGGCTCTCTCAATAGAAATGCATCCACAGAAGGTTGTGGTTTTCGTGGATTACGAGCTCAGTGACATCTCTCTCTACAGCATGACTGACGGCGCCTGCATCTTCTCCTTCACCCTGGACAGCTTCTCTGGGTCACTGTATCCTTACTTCAGGGAGAGAGCCATGGAGTTTCCCTCTCTGCCCCATATTAAGAGACTTTGAGGAAAGCCCTTCACCGTGAGGACTGTGGCCCACTCTGTCAAGGCCTCCAGCCCACTGATTTTGAGGCATCTCGGCGTAAGGCCCCGACATGTCTGCGTGACTAGAGCTTCTGACCACACCGAGAAGCGTTTCTTAAACAATCTGCAGGAAAGGATAATGTTTTatgcttgtttgtttcttgatttatatAGAGTACATCCTAGACTgatcattttctaaaatgaactACTAGAAGATcaagtgagtaaaaaaaaaaaaaaaaaaaaaaaaaaaaaagactcgaaATTCCAACTGGTAATTCTTATTAGGTTCAATATACCTAAATTTTTCTGTCAATTTGTTGTAAAAGTTTTATAATAGTCTGTCCATATTTGTCTCATAAACAGTTGTTAAGAAGCAGTTTACCTTTAGACATTTGTCTGTGGACTCACATTGAGTCACTCTGCTCCAGGGCCGTGTTCAAAGGAATTAAAATGGAGATGCACCTCCTCATATTGCTCCACACCAACACTGAATAAAAAGGACACAGAGTGCATTTCCAAACGCGAAAGGAGAAAAGTTTAAGCTGTAATTTCATAGGAAGCTAGTCTATCTCTTAAACGCAAGGATAATTTGaggcaacagaaaaataaaacaaacatcaaTCGCAACCTAATTCTGACAGATGTGGTGAAGTCAGTGTgatggaggccagggaaccaGACTGAAGTTGGAGTGTATAGAACTGTTTATCTTATTGCAAGAAGAAGAGAAATTGCACTGTGTGAGATATTAATAAGGAAAATGGCTACTTTATGTTCTTAACTCTCAGTGTGTCCACCAGCAGAGGTTAAGAAAGGCTCTTCTCCCTCCCACTAGTCGCAACTCTCTTTTATGCTCAAATGAAAAGATTAGAGGGAACAGTACCCAGTATTTAAACAGGGGTGAGAAGAGAGCATGCTCCAGCCAGCTAGACTAGAAATCTCATCAGTTCTGTGGACATTTGGTGGAAGACCCAAAAGAATCCTGTCCCAGAAGCAGGGAATAATTAGCACTAGACTAAAAAATGACCCACATACCGATGAAcaagccttaaaaataaaagccaagagGATCAAATAATTTACAGTATTAGTATCTTACCTTCATCCAAATGCAGAGCTCACCAAGGAAATATTTGCCGTGTCTGACATCTAGTCAAAAAGGACCAAGAATGAAAAATACAGCTTATCATGAACAGAAaaccataaattaaaattaatgcagCACTGACCTCAGTGTTAGTATTATAGACAAGGATTAAAATAGCAGTTACCACTGTAATCCAAATGTTCAGAAAGTTCACCCAAGCTATACACTGAAAAGACCCCAACTGAGCTTCTGGAGAGAGAAACTACAATGTGTGAGATAAAAGTTGCATGGGATGGAATTAACAGCAGATAAGCcattgcaaaaataaatgatcagTGAACCTGAAGACATAGAAGTGGAAACTacccaaaataaaacacagagaaaagaaagaattttttttaaatggggaaaaagaaaaccctcacagacacagacaacaacatGGGGATTAGCAGAAGGAAGGGCGGGGAGGGGAGTAGAAGCAGATAAAAGGGGAATAAAAGGTgacaggagacttgactttgggtggtgaacacacaacacagtagacagatgatgtgttatagaattgtatacctgtaATCTATAGAATTTTATGAACCAGTGTCAAgataatacattcaataaaaacattatatggagtgaaataagtaaatcagaaagagaaaaaaaaactaagatgaatccatacatagaagggacataaaactgagactcagagacatgaacaagaatgtgatggcaacaggggcgggaggttgggggaggggggagggggtgaagaaggagagaggggttaggggaggggaggggcacaaagaaaaccagagagaaggtgacagaagacaatttaactgggggaggggtatacagcacaatcaaatgtcaaaataatctagagatattttctctcaacatatgtaccctgatttatcaatgtcactgcattaaatttaataaataaaaagttaaaaaagaaaaaaaatggtttttaaaatgaagaatatcaCTGAGTCACGGGAAGCCTTTAAAGGACTTAACACAAAAGGAATTTGTAATccttgaagagagaaagagggtggatAGCAAAAAAGATTTGAGAAAATAGAGCCAAAATAGATTCTAAAATTTGATCCTCATAAATTTCTGATCCAAAAAGctgtctttgtttattttgtgataTAAAAGTATCACAGACTCGGTGGCTTAAAAACAATGGAAATgtatttctcatggttctggaggctgagaattcTAAGATCAAGAAGACAgcgaaaccaccatactttcttccaacaTGGGTGTACTAGTTTGccttcccacagcctctccaacacttgttataacctgtcttgttgataatagccagtctagcaggtgtgaggtgctatctcattgtaggtttgatttgcatttctctgatagctagtgaagatatatcttttcatatatctgttggccatttgtatgtcctcttgggagaagtgtctgttcaagtcctcttcccatttttcaaCTGAATTGTTTGCTGtgtgttgctgagctttgtgagttctttacatattttggatattaaccccttatcagaactgTTGTTAGCAAGTATCATCTTCCCCTTGGTTGGCTGCCTACCATTTGACCTAGCAAcccctctattgggtatctacctcaaaattaaaagaaaaaacattggtacacaaagacacgtgcacccccatgttcatcgcagcattattcacagtgagcaagacatggaaacagcccaagtgtccctggATAGAGGGCTGGAAGGTAAAGAAGTGACCTGGTCTTTAACAACTGCCGAAGTCTAAGAACAGAAACGCCATTTGGTCTGGTACTAGGAATAACATTCTTCAGCTGACCCAACAATTATTATGTTGAACCTGGAAATAAAAGCTAGACTTATAAAGTAAATGTTATCTGTCAGTCTTCAATTTTAAAGATAACCAATGAGCTGAAGGAAAAAGACGCTTGTGAGGTACACAGGAAAGAATATCAAATACCAATGTCTTAACAACATAGAAGCAAAGGTGTAACGGGAGTAACTGGGCAGAGACTGGACAAGCACATctgagtgggtgggagggaggattGCGGAGGAAAGTCAGTTTCTATCCTCACAACCTTCACTTCCCGGCGACGTGAAGTTAAAACCTGGGACGACGTCTGTTGTTTGCTGCCCTCTCGTGTCTGTAGACGGAACTGCAAGTAAGTTAGCCTAAAATCTAGAGACGCTTGTAAAAAAAGTTCCTGTACTATCATTCACCAAGGTCACCccattaactttaattttctaagtaaaaaatataaaaataaaaaattaattaattattttaaaaaagattctaaaaacaaaacctaaatcaGGAAACAGAAACGGTATTGTTTCCAATATGTTTTAACCTTTTGAGTCTAGTATGAAGCCTAGTATTAAGTCATGTAAAGATATATTATAGGACCGTTTTAAACAAATGTGTTGCTTCAGACTTAAACTAGGTGCTGCCCCGAGGGAGGAAAATTCTTCTGTGAAGAGGGGTGAGGCTGGAGGACAGCCAGGACATGGAGTGTGCGGGAAGGGCGTGTCCCCTAGGAGGGGCTGAGAGGTGTGTGTGGGCAAATGGCAGAAAGAGAAGGACAAGGGTGAGGGACAGGGACTCCTCGGTGGAGGGAACTGGGAGCAGACAGAGAGCCCCCCAACTAGGGAATAGCAGAAAAGGAGAGTCCTTGGTGGGTCGGAAATACCCCCGTAAGGGGAACAAAACAAGTTGTACAATCTCACAACTGCATGTTGAagcactgttatttttatttttaatgtaaaaaagatatcaccctggccagttggctcagtggacagaggcTCGGCCTTACaagcggatgtcccaggttcgatccctggtcagggagcacctgaaaagtgaccatctacttctccccccccccctcctttctcagtcagtggctcagttggtttgagcatcgagcatcgagcatcggccccagacgggagtTGCTGGCTggctgggtcctggtcaggggcgcgtgcgggagtctgtctctatctccacttctctcatttaaaaaatatatttatctacgATCCCCAATTGTGACCTTATAAAAACTGCAGAGTCCTACCGGTGAGTTATGGGTTATTTGTCAGagttcttaaactttttaaaattggagtTGAGTGTGCATCCTGTTAGGTTGACTCTACTCAGAAGTGACCTTTCACAGTGACAGGTGTCCCCAGTGCCTTGTGCTCCTGGAAGGTCTGCAGAGCAGCTGCTGACACCTGAAAGGTTTTCTGAAGCTTACGTCACCCCCAGACTCGCAGCCTCTGTGGTTGGGAGTAGCTGAGGAAGCTCCCGGCTGCTGGGTCCACTTTCCAATGCATCTTCTATCTTTAGGATTAAAGAACCATATTTGTGCCTATGTGAACAAAGGGGGTCACATGCATGGTGACAGAAGAGGTTTGTCTTGTGTGCTAAACatgcaatgcaatatacagaggaTAGATTATTGAacggtacacttgaaacctatataattttattaagtaatgccaccccaatacatttaaatctttacattttttaaatttttatttatttatttttttctgaagctggaaacagggagagacagtcagacagactcctgcatgcgcccgaccgggatccacctggcacgcccaccatggggcgacgctctgcccaccagggggcgatgctctgcccatcttgggcgtcgccatgttgcgaccagagccactctagcgcctggggcagaggtcacagagccatccccagcgcccgggccatctttgctccaatggagccttggctgcgggaggggaagaaagagacagagaggaaggcgcggcggaggggtggagaagcaaatgggcgcttctcctgtgtgtcctggccgggaatcaaaccc of Saccopteryx bilineata isolate mSacBil1 chromosome 1, mSacBil1_pri_phased_curated, whole genome shotgun sequence contains these proteins:
- the LOC136322628 gene encoding butyrophilin-like protein 1, producing MRVLKRKAWSLGYKSPGQREGVLLSAGMKTSGFLLLLLLLQVPARGSAGPGFSVRGPAEPVAVLLGADATLSCHLSPEQSTAHMDIRWHRAQLSPAVLVYRDGQERSGEQMLEYRGRTQLLGSSVRTGVVALLIRHVRASDDGQYRCHFQDGPSSREATVDLHVIGVGSVPHVHMTGPEEGGIRVLCSSGGWFPAPQVQWTDAAGVKLPSPSASQTQDGDGLFHVEAALVVRDSSLGNVTCSVQNPRSGQEKASSIFLPEPFFPRVSPWKVALAGTAPVLALLLAGVSYAGWKIHRAREREEKKKEQESRETDQMRVEKERAVKDKDDVTAEFEKRKKLYDADWRKAHIYPDWRKEHFTHAPVTLCLKGPPSSANLERKEDPEETQGVSLSDKDGDGNLVTFQGKDFSSDRGRYYWEVDVGDSDEWTLGMYEEPTEGAGSVGDPQQKKFRVLEKKAGRYRALVCRPPGVSQEEALSIEMHPQKVVVFVDYELSDISLYSMTDGACIFSFTLDSFSGSLYPYFRERAMEFPSLPHIKRL